A part of Dreissena polymorpha isolate Duluth1 chromosome 13, UMN_Dpol_1.0, whole genome shotgun sequence genomic DNA contains:
- the LOC127855885 gene encoding uncharacterized protein LOC127855885 yields the protein MVSVWTYHVVCDVILASTLSRNLSTLVPLRNFKSTHFFYTTSKKNVYKLVGQYNVDGKGEDEPNIKSSSDIRDHEFDNPGRLRVKPKAKEAKIDQSRNAVAMGTLGVRWDGARRNESKLLPTYRLGLDMEEI from the exons TGTGGACATACCACGtggtttgtgacgtcattttggctagcacgctaagtagaaatttgtcaacattggtcccgcttagaaatttcaaatccac GCACTTCTTCTATACAACCTCGAAAAAGAATGTGTACAAACTCGTTGGTCAATATAACGTCGATGGCAAAGGTGAAGATGAACCAAACATCAAGAGCTCTTCCGATATTCG tgACCACGAGTTTGACAACCCGGGGAGACTGCGTGTGAAACCGAAGGCAAAAGAGGCCAAAATTGACCAGAGTCGAAATGCCGTTGCCATGGGAACTTTAGGTGTACGGTGGGACGGTGCGAGGAGAAACGAAAGCAAGTTATTGCCTACGTACAGACTTGGACTAGACATGGAAGAAATTTGA